In Musa acuminata AAA Group cultivar baxijiao chromosome BXJ2-8, Cavendish_Baxijiao_AAA, whole genome shotgun sequence, one genomic interval encodes:
- the LOC103996347 gene encoding protein TIFY 3 has protein sequence MDHFEAQSKPVSGDRSENDTEKAAADASAAHLAPKGSSVATEVGIRNSPMPTLKPSSTAGPQLIMFYGGTINVYDSVPPEKAQAIMLIAAAMAVATRTSANNTAATAVAARTSAIRTAAAAAAAHSPVVVGPAAAAATTAVAAPAAPALTRTLSFLSSSAVTDGSPKQPQLAPNPGSSLCKLQAELPIARRHSLQRFLEKRRDRVVSKAPYATDKSSDGIKAASEGQL, from the exons ATGGATCACTTCGAGGCGCAGAGCAAGCCGGTTTCCGGCGATAGATCCGAGAACGACACCGAGAAGGCAGCGGCAGACGCGAGCGCAGCCCATCTCGCCCCGAAAGGCTCCTCCGTCGCAACCGAGGTCGGCATCAG GAACTCGCCGATGCCGACGCTGAAGCCAAGCTCTACGGCGGGACCGCAGCTCATCATGTTCTATGGAGGAACCATCAACGTTTATGACTCCGTCCCCCCTGAAAAG GCGCAGGCCATCATGCTCATCGCTGCGGCAATGGCCGTAGCCACGAGGACCTCCGCCAATAATACTGCTGCCACGGCAGTGGCGGCGAGGACCTCTGCCATTAGAACTGCTGCCGCAGCTGCTGCCGCCCATTCCCCGGTGGTAGTTGgcccagctgctgctgctgccaccacTGCAGTGGCAGCGCCAGCTGCACCAGCGCTCACGAGGACTTTGTCGTTTCTCAGTTCCTCGGCTGTGACAGACGGTTCGCCAAAGCAACCCCAGCTTGCTCCCAACCCAGGCAGCTCCCTCTGCAAGCTGCAAGCTG AGCTTCCGATTGCAAGGAGGCACTCGCTTCAACGCTTCTTGGAGAAGCGCCGTGACAG GGTGGTGAGCAAAGCCCCCTATGCTACAGACAAGTCTTCAGACGGCATCAAAGCAGCTTCTGAAGGACAACTTTGA